TTTTAAAATCGTTTCGCTTGAAGCGTTATATAGGGTTTTTATTGATTTCTTTAGCACTATTGATCACGCCATTTGTTCGCATTGATGGGGCGCATTTGTTTTTGATCTCTTTTGAGCATAAGCAACTGCATTTTTTAGGCAAGATCTTTAGCGCTGAAGAATTGCAAATTTTGCCTTTCATGGTTATTTTGCTTTTTATAGGGATTTTTTTCATCACCACTAGCCTTGGGCGCGTGTGGTGCGGGTGGGCTTGCCCGCAAACCTTTTTAAGGGTGCTTTATAGAGATGTGATTGAAACCAAGATTTTCAAACTCCATAAAAAGATCAGCAACAAGCAAGAAAGCCCTAAAAACACCCCAAGCTATAAGGTGCGTAAAGTATTGAGCGTTTTGTTATTCGCTCCTGTTGTGGCGGGGCTAGTGATGTTGTTTTTCTTTTATTTCATCGCCCCTGAAGACTTTTTTATGTATCTTAAAAACCCTAGCGATCACCCTATCGCTATGGGTTTTTGGCTTTTTAGCGCCTTAGTGGTGCTTTTTGATATTGTGGTGGTTGCGGAGCGTTTTTGCATCTATTTATGCCCTTACGCTAGGGTGCAATCGGTGTTGTATGACAATGACACCTTAAACCCTATTTATGATGAAAAGCGCGGCGGAGCGCTTTATGACAATCAGGGTCGCCTTTTTCCCTTGCCTCCTAAAAAACGCAGCCTAGAAAACGAATGCGTGAATTGCTTGCATTGCGTGCAG
This is a stretch of genomic DNA from Helicobacter pylori. It encodes these proteins:
- the ccoG gene encoding cytochrome c oxidase accessory protein CcoG, giving the protein MLETSSHFLKSFRLKRYIGFLLISLALLITPFVRIDGAHLFLISFEHKQLHFLGKIFSAEELQILPFMVILLFIGIFFITTSLGRVWCGWACPQTFLRVLYRDVIETKIFKLHKKISNKQESPKNTPSYKVRKVLSVLLFAPVVAGLVMLFFFYFIAPEDFFMYLKNPSDHPIAMGFWLFSALVVLFDIVVVAERFCIYLCPYARVQSVLYDNDTLNPIYDEKRGGALYDNQGRLFPLPPKKRSLENECVNCLHCVQVCPTHIDIRKGLQLECINCLECVDACTITMAKYNRPSLIQWSSTNATNTRQKVRLVRLKTIAYMGVIAIVIALLIITSFKKERMLLDINRNSDLYELRASGYVDNDYVFLFHNTDNKDHEFYFKILGQKGIQIKKPLNPIAIKAGQKIKAVVILRKPLKSNATEYKSARDALIPITIQAYSADDKNITIERESVFIAPSED